Proteins encoded by one window of Luteimonas yindakuii:
- a CDS encoding efflux RND transporter permease subunit — protein MTRFNLSEWALANRGLVLYAMLVVAIIGVWSYMRLGQSEDPPFTFKAMVIRTVWPGATAEEVSRQVTERIEKKLMETGDYEFIRSYSRPGESQIVFMARDSMRSKEIPALWYQVRKKVGDIRATLPADVIGPFFNDEFGDTFGNIYALTGAGFDYAVLKDYADRLQLQLQRVPDVGKVELIGLQDEKIFIEISNTRLATLGIPLAAVQDALAQQNAVATAGFYETGSERVQLRVDGAFDSVDAIRAFPIRAGGRTIRLDDVATVRRGFADPAAPRMRFMGEDAIGIAVSMHDGGDILRLGRTLEAEFARLEQTLPAGMQLRRVADQPQAVRDSVGEFVKVLAEAVVIVLLVSFVSLGFRTGLVVAVSIPLVLAMTFAVMHYFGIGLHKISLGALVLALGLMVDDAIIAVEMMAIKMEQGYSRLKAASFAWTNTAFPMLTGTLVTAAGFLPIATAASSTGEYTRSLFQVVTIALVVSWIAAVLFIPYLGEKMLPDLANPQPPKPGSLAARIRAWRERAADRHPAFADVLAPKPLGAHDHDPYQRPFYRRFRRWLEWSLTHRWLVIAATVGMLVASILLFRFVPQQFFPDSTRLELMVDLELAEGSSLRATQAQAERLEAMLQGHPGIANYAAYVGTGSPRFYLPLDQQLPQANFAQFVVMTTDPAAREEVRGWLIDDIAPRFPELQLRVTRLETGPPVGYPVQLRVSGEHVERVRAIAREVAERVRANPHTTNVNLDWDEPSKVVRLVIDQDRARALGVSSQQVAHFLAGSLSGLRVSVYREGNELVEMLMRGSGDERADLDMLGSLAVPTPSGQPVPVSQIATLEYAFEDGIIWHRDRLPTVTVRADIRDATTPPTVVAQILPTLDDIRAELPQGYLLETGGTLEDSARGQESIKAGLPLFLFVVMTLLMVQLRSLSRSVLVLLTAPLGLIGVTLFLLLFRVPFGFVAMLGTIALAGMIMRNSIILVDQIEQDIAAGHERWDAIIDATVRRFRPIVLTAAAAILAMIPLSRSVFFGPMAVAIMGGLTVATVLTLIFLPALYAAWFRVPVPAER, from the coding sequence ATGACCCGCTTCAACCTCTCCGAATGGGCACTCGCCAACCGCGGGCTGGTGCTCTACGCGATGCTGGTGGTGGCGATCATCGGCGTGTGGTCGTACATGCGCCTGGGCCAGTCCGAGGATCCGCCGTTCACGTTCAAGGCGATGGTGATCCGCACGGTGTGGCCGGGCGCGACCGCGGAGGAGGTCTCGCGCCAGGTCACCGAACGCATCGAGAAGAAGCTGATGGAGACCGGCGACTACGAGTTCATCCGCTCGTACTCGCGGCCGGGCGAATCGCAGATCGTGTTCATGGCGCGCGATTCAATGCGCTCCAAGGAGATCCCGGCGCTCTGGTACCAGGTGCGCAAGAAGGTCGGCGACATCCGCGCGACGCTCCCGGCCGACGTCATCGGCCCGTTCTTCAACGACGAGTTCGGCGACACCTTCGGCAACATCTACGCGTTGACCGGTGCCGGCTTCGACTACGCGGTGCTCAAGGACTATGCCGACCGCCTGCAGCTGCAGCTGCAGCGCGTGCCCGACGTCGGCAAGGTCGAACTCATCGGCCTGCAGGACGAGAAGATCTTCATCGAGATCAGCAACACGCGGCTGGCCACGCTGGGCATCCCGCTGGCCGCCGTGCAGGACGCCTTGGCGCAGCAGAACGCGGTGGCCACCGCGGGCTTCTACGAGACCGGCAGCGAACGCGTACAGCTGCGCGTGGATGGCGCGTTCGATTCGGTCGATGCGATCCGCGCGTTCCCGATCCGCGCCGGCGGCCGCACCATCCGCCTCGACGATGTCGCCACCGTGCGGCGCGGCTTTGCCGATCCCGCCGCGCCGCGGATGCGCTTCATGGGCGAGGATGCGATCGGCATCGCGGTGTCGATGCACGACGGCGGCGACATCCTGCGCCTGGGGCGCACGCTGGAAGCGGAGTTCGCGCGTCTCGAACAGACCTTGCCGGCCGGCATGCAGCTCCGGCGCGTCGCCGACCAGCCGCAGGCGGTGCGCGATTCGGTCGGCGAGTTCGTCAAGGTGCTCGCCGAGGCGGTGGTCATCGTCCTGCTGGTGAGCTTCGTCTCGCTCGGCTTCCGCACCGGGCTGGTGGTGGCGGTATCGATCCCGCTGGTGCTGGCGATGACCTTCGCGGTGATGCACTACTTCGGCATCGGCCTGCACAAGATCTCGCTGGGCGCGCTGGTGCTGGCGCTAGGGCTGATGGTCGACGACGCGATCATCGCGGTCGAGATGATGGCCATCAAGATGGAGCAGGGCTACAGCCGCCTGAAGGCGGCGAGCTTCGCCTGGACCAATACCGCGTTCCCGATGCTGACCGGCACCCTGGTGACCGCGGCCGGCTTCCTGCCGATCGCCACCGCCGCATCAAGCACCGGCGAATACACGCGCTCGCTGTTCCAGGTGGTGACCATCGCGCTGGTGGTGTCGTGGATCGCGGCGGTGCTGTTCATCCCGTATCTCGGCGAGAAGATGCTGCCGGATCTCGCCAATCCGCAGCCCCCGAAGCCGGGGTCGCTCGCGGCACGCATCCGCGCCTGGCGCGAGCGCGCCGCCGATCGCCATCCGGCCTTCGCCGACGTGCTCGCACCGAAGCCGCTGGGCGCGCACGACCATGATCCCTACCAGCGCCCGTTCTACCGTCGCTTCCGGCGCTGGCTGGAGTGGTCGCTCACGCATCGCTGGCTGGTGATCGCCGCAACCGTCGGCATGCTGGTCGCATCGATCCTGCTGTTCCGCTTCGTGCCGCAGCAGTTCTTCCCCGATTCCACCCGGCTGGAACTGATGGTGGATCTCGAACTTGCCGAGGGCAGTTCGCTGCGCGCCACCCAGGCACAGGCGGAGCGACTGGAGGCGATGCTGCAGGGGCATCCCGGCATCGCCAACTACGCCGCCTATGTCGGCACCGGCTCGCCGCGTTTCTACCTGCCGCTCGACCAGCAGCTGCCGCAGGCCAACTTCGCCCAGTTCGTGGTGATGACCACCGACCCGGCGGCGCGCGAAGAGGTGCGCGGCTGGCTGATCGACGACATCGCGCCACGCTTCCCCGAACTGCAGCTGCGGGTGACCCGGCTGGAGACCGGCCCGCCGGTGGGCTATCCGGTGCAGCTGCGGGTGTCGGGCGAGCACGTCGAGCGCGTGCGCGCGATCGCGCGCGAAGTCGCCGAACGCGTGCGCGCCAACCCGCACACGACCAACGTCAACCTCGACTGGGACGAGCCCAGCAAGGTGGTGCGCCTGGTGATCGACCAGGACCGCGCACGCGCGCTCGGGGTGAGTTCGCAACAGGTCGCCCATTTCCTCGCCGGGTCGCTGTCGGGGCTGCGCGTGAGCGTGTATCGCGAGGGCAACGAGCTGGTGGAGATGCTGATGCGCGGCAGCGGCGACGAGCGCGCCGATCTGGACATGCTTGGCAGCCTGGCCGTGCCGACGCCATCGGGGCAGCCGGTGCCGGTGTCGCAGATCGCCACGCTGGAATACGCGTTCGAGGACGGCATCATCTGGCACCGCGATCGCCTGCCCACGGTGACCGTGCGTGCCGACATCCGCGATGCCACCACGCCGCCGACGGTGGTCGCGCAGATCCTGCCGACGCTCGACGACATCCGCGCGGAGCTGCCGCAGGGCTATCTGCTCGAGACCGGCGGCACGCTCGAGGATTCGGCACGCGGGCAGGAATCGATCAAGGCCGGCCTGCCGCTGTTCCTGTTCGTGGTGATGACCCTGCTGATGGTGCAGCTGCGCAGCCTGTCGCGCAGCGTGCTGGTGCTGTTGACGGCACCGCTGGGGCTGATCGGCGTGACCCTGTTCCTGCTGCTGTTCCGGGTGCCGTTCGGCTTCGTGGCGATGCTGGGCACGATCGCGCTGGCCGGGATGATCATGCGCAACTCGATCATCCTGGTCGACCAGATCGAGCAGGACATCGCCGCCGGGCACGAGCGCTGGGACGCGATCATCGATGCGACGGTGCGCCGGTTCCGCCCGATCGTGCTGACCGCGGCCGCCGCGATCCTGGCGATGATCCCGCTGTCGCGCAGCGTGTTCTTCGGCCCGATGGCTGTGGCGATCATGGGCGGGCTCACCGTGGCCACCGTGCTGACGCTGATCTTCCTGCCGGCGCTGTACGCGGCGTGGTTCCGGGTGCCGGTGCCGGCGGAGCGCTGA
- a CDS encoding TolC family outer membrane protein: MLRRPLALALSLVLLPASAFAQDLVQTYELARAGDPQLSIAESNREISREGAVQARAALLPQINGSADLSRRYVAGVDGDQRSRSVGASLDQTVFDLGRISNLRAQRQLDTAAGFDLQAANQTLITRTSAAYFNVLVAIETLAAAEAAEQALQKQFDFASRRLEVGLAPITDVHEARAQYDAARAQVILSRNALEDAYQALAEITGVPVRNLRALPEDFQPEVPAGGDADSWVNAALGQNPSLRAAEYAVRAAEIGITGARAGHLPRLSLGAGYNNQAYWGDLAGVNDPGNPTGARRNEGHSVGLTLTVPIFSGGATQSGVREAIARRDIAEDQLTQTRRALERNARNAYQTVVAGVSEVEARRLAVLSARSAYDASQVGLEVGTRTVVDVLINQQTLFQAEQQFALARYNFLQNRLLLEQAVGTLDINDLQEINRLLTVEADSPSTAPTAPASSPQQQ, from the coding sequence ATGCTGCGCCGTCCCCTCGCCCTTGCCCTGTCCCTCGTCCTGCTGCCTGCCTCGGCTTTCGCCCAGGACCTGGTGCAGACCTATGAACTGGCACGCGCCGGGGATCCGCAGCTGTCGATCGCCGAGTCCAACCGCGAGATCTCGCGCGAGGGCGCCGTGCAGGCACGGGCCGCGCTGCTGCCGCAGATCAACGGCAGCGCCGACCTGTCGCGCCGCTACGTGGCCGGCGTCGACGGCGACCAGCGCTCGCGCAGCGTCGGCGCGAGCCTCGACCAGACCGTGTTCGACCTCGGCCGCATCTCCAACCTGCGTGCGCAGCGCCAGCTCGACACCGCCGCCGGCTTCGACCTGCAGGCGGCCAACCAGACACTGATCACCCGCACCTCGGCCGCGTACTTCAACGTGCTGGTCGCGATCGAGACGCTCGCCGCGGCCGAAGCGGCCGAGCAGGCACTGCAGAAGCAGTTCGACTTCGCCAGCCGCAGGCTCGAGGTCGGCCTGGCGCCGATCACCGACGTGCACGAGGCGCGCGCGCAGTACGACGCCGCGCGTGCACAGGTGATCCTGAGCCGCAACGCACTCGAGGACGCCTACCAGGCGCTGGCGGAGATCACCGGCGTGCCGGTGCGCAACCTGCGCGCGCTGCCCGAGGACTTCCAGCCGGAAGTGCCGGCCGGTGGCGACGCCGACAGCTGGGTCAACGCGGCGCTGGGGCAGAACCCCTCGTTGCGCGCAGCCGAATATGCGGTGCGGGCGGCCGAGATCGGCATCACCGGGGCACGTGCCGGCCACCTGCCGCGGCTGTCGCTGGGTGCCGGCTACAACAACCAGGCGTACTGGGGCGACCTTGCCGGCGTCAACGATCCGGGCAACCCGACCGGCGCGCGCCGCAACGAGGGCCACAGCGTCGGCCTGACCCTGACTGTGCCGATCTTCAGCGGCGGCGCGACCCAGTCCGGCGTGCGCGAGGCGATCGCCCGCCGCGACATCGCCGAGGACCAGCTGACCCAGACCCGCCGCGCGCTCGAGCGCAACGCGCGCAATGCCTACCAGACCGTGGTTGCCGGCGTGTCCGAGGTCGAAGCCCGGCGGCTGGCGGTGCTGTCCGCGCGCAGCGCCTACGACGCCTCGCAGGTGGGCCTGGAAGTCGGTACCCGCACCGTGGTCGACGTGCTGATCAACCAGCAGACGCTGTTCCAGGCCGAGCAGCAGTTCGCGCTGGCGCGTTACAACTTCCTGCAGAACCGGCTGCTGCTGGAGCAGGCCGTGGGCACGCTCGACATCAACGACCTGCAGGAGATCAACCGCCTGCTCACCGTCGAGGCCGACAGCCCCAGCACCGCGCCGACGGCACCGGCCAGCAGCCCGCAGCAGCAGTAA
- a CDS encoding homoserine kinase: MSRTSPRARTHAEAFSPGGVGNIAVGFDLLGHTIDGPGDRAIVHRVATPGVRINAIRGDAHGASSLPLEAARNTAGRALQSLLEATGASHGFELELHKGIALGSGLGGSAASAVAAVVAGNALLDTPLPRLQLYPHALAGEAVATDSVQGDNVGPMLIGGIALATPDRLLQLDAPPIWCAVVHPDFVLETRQARAVLSEPYPLAQVVRHGTHLALFLTGLARGDLELIGAGLQDVLVEPRRAALVPGFAGVKAAAMDHRALGASLSGAGPSVFGWFATRADAQAALVAMRAAFADAGLDSRGWVGPVNGPRAELLGD; encoded by the coding sequence ATGTCCCGCACCTCACCTCGCGCACGCACGCACGCCGAAGCATTCTCACCGGGCGGCGTCGGCAATATCGCCGTCGGCTTCGACCTGCTCGGCCACACCATCGACGGGCCCGGCGACCGCGCCATCGTGCATCGCGTGGCCACACCGGGCGTGCGCATCAACGCGATCCGCGGGGATGCGCATGGCGCGTCCTCGCTACCGCTGGAAGCCGCGCGCAACACCGCGGGACGTGCCCTGCAGTCGCTACTGGAAGCGACCGGCGCCAGCCACGGCTTCGAACTGGAACTGCACAAGGGCATCGCGCTCGGCTCGGGGCTGGGAGGCTCCGCGGCATCGGCGGTGGCGGCCGTTGTCGCCGGGAACGCGCTGCTGGACACGCCACTGCCGCGCCTGCAGCTGTATCCGCATGCGCTGGCCGGCGAAGCGGTCGCCACCGACAGCGTGCAGGGCGACAACGTCGGCCCCATGCTCATCGGTGGCATCGCGCTGGCGACACCGGACCGGCTGTTGCAGCTGGATGCCCCGCCAATCTGGTGCGCGGTGGTGCATCCGGATTTCGTACTGGAAACCCGCCAGGCGCGCGCGGTGCTCTCGGAGCCCTACCCGCTGGCGCAGGTGGTGCGCCATGGCACCCACCTCGCCCTGTTCCTTACCGGCCTCGCACGCGGCGATCTCGAACTGATTGGCGCGGGCCTGCAGGACGTGCTGGTGGAGCCGCGACGCGCGGCGCTGGTGCCCGGCTTTGCCGGGGTCAAAGCGGCGGCGATGGACCACCGCGCGCTGGGCGCAAGCCTCTCCGGTGCGGGCCCGAGCGTGTTCGGCTGGTTCGCCACGCGCGCCGATGCGCAGGCTGCGCTGGTCGCGATGCGAGCGGCGTTCGCGGATGCGGGCCTCGACAGCCGCGGCTGGGTGGGCCCGGTCAATGGGCCGCGTGCGGAGCTGCTGGGCGACTGA
- a CDS encoding efflux RND transporter periplasmic adaptor subunit yields MRPARWSAVLLLALGGCGSEPPPEAPRPVLVDSAPVRAGSEGMALAGEIRAREEAALSFRVGGQLVRRLVDVGDRVRAGQVLAELDPADLAQQAQGARAQAAAAEAELARARSENVRYQALAAEQLVSRSALEAQATALRAAEEQARAARAQAAVAGNQAGYAQLRAPADGVIATREAEAGQVVAPGQAIYRLAVDGAREVAIALPEARAGAFATGQPVEVELWAQPGVRLAGRIREIAPAADPQSRTYAARVELEPTAQAVSLGQSARVHLRPTGTPSRSVPLSAVQRGEGGTPVVWVVADGVARPLAVTLGAYGESRVPVLSGLPEDALVIAAGGHLLRDGQPVVAVDRDNAPMEPSSTTRSPEQSP; encoded by the coding sequence CTGCGACCTGCGCGATGGTCAGCCGTGCTGTTGTTGGCGCTGGGCGGGTGTGGATCCGAACCGCCCCCCGAGGCGCCCCGCCCGGTGCTGGTGGACAGCGCTCCCGTGCGCGCCGGATCCGAGGGGATGGCGCTGGCCGGCGAGATCCGCGCCCGCGAGGAAGCCGCGCTTTCATTCCGGGTCGGCGGGCAGCTGGTACGGCGTCTGGTCGATGTCGGCGACCGCGTGCGTGCAGGACAGGTGCTGGCCGAACTCGACCCCGCCGACCTGGCCCAGCAGGCGCAGGGCGCGCGTGCGCAGGCCGCGGCCGCGGAGGCTGAACTCGCGCGTGCGCGTTCCGAGAACGTCCGCTACCAGGCGCTGGCGGCGGAGCAGCTGGTCAGCCGTTCCGCCCTGGAGGCGCAGGCCACGGCGCTGCGCGCCGCCGAGGAGCAGGCGCGGGCCGCACGCGCGCAGGCGGCGGTGGCCGGCAACCAGGCCGGCTATGCGCAGTTGCGGGCGCCCGCGGATGGGGTGATCGCCACCCGTGAAGCGGAGGCCGGCCAGGTGGTGGCACCCGGGCAGGCCATCTACCGGCTCGCCGTCGATGGTGCGCGCGAAGTCGCGATCGCGCTGCCGGAAGCGCGGGCCGGCGCGTTCGCGACCGGCCAGCCGGTCGAGGTGGAGTTATGGGCGCAACCGGGAGTGCGGCTGGCCGGGCGCATCCGCGAGATTGCTCCGGCGGCCGATCCGCAGTCGCGCACCTATGCCGCGCGGGTCGAACTGGAGCCGACTGCGCAGGCGGTGTCGCTCGGCCAGAGCGCACGCGTGCATCTGCGGCCGACCGGCACCCCCAGCCGCAGCGTGCCGCTGTCGGCGGTGCAGCGTGGCGAGGGCGGCACGCCGGTGGTGTGGGTGGTCGCCGACGGCGTGGCGCGTCCGCTGGCGGTGACGCTGGGCGCGTATGGCGAATCGCGGGTGCCGGTGCTGTCCGGCCTGCCGGAGGACGCACTGGTGATCGCCGCCGGTGGCCATCTGTTGCGCGATGGCCAGCCCGTCGTCGCGGTCGATCGCGACAACGCCCCCATGGAACCATCCTCCACGACGCGATCGCCGGAACAGTCGCCATGA
- a CDS encoding TetR/AcrR family transcriptional regulator, translating into MNKRAAILHAAESLFVEHGYEGTSMDQIAADAGVSKLTVYSHFGDKDALFAEAVRGYCEKQLPTSAFNPDPSVALRERLLTVGRAYFGMISAPQAISGHRLLCSAQMVEKRLARLFWENGPQRVQEKFTALLERRIGVGELAIDDVPRAAEQFFALLRGELHQRMVFGVCGGEAGADEREAHIAAAVDMFLRAYGRKP; encoded by the coding sequence ATGAACAAGCGCGCGGCGATCCTCCACGCCGCCGAGTCGCTGTTCGTCGAGCACGGCTATGAGGGCACCAGCATGGACCAGATCGCCGCCGACGCCGGGGTGTCGAAGCTGACGGTGTACAGCCATTTCGGCGACAAGGACGCGCTGTTCGCCGAGGCCGTGCGCGGCTACTGCGAGAAACAGCTGCCCACCTCGGCATTCAATCCCGACCCGTCGGTGGCACTGCGCGAGCGCCTGCTGACGGTGGGTCGCGCCTACTTCGGCATGATCAGCGCCCCGCAGGCGATTTCCGGTCACCGCCTGCTGTGTTCGGCGCAGATGGTGGAGAAGCGCCTCGCACGGCTGTTCTGGGAGAATGGTCCGCAGCGGGTGCAAGAGAAGTTCACCGCCCTGCTCGAACGCCGGATTGGCGTGGGCGAGCTGGCGATCGACGACGTGCCGCGCGCGGCCGAGCAGTTCTTCGCCCTGCTGCGCGGCGAGCTGCACCAGCGCATGGTGTTCGGCGTGTGCGGCGGCGAGGCCGGCGCCGACGAGCGCGAGGCCCATATCGCCGCCGCGGTCGACATGTTCCTGCGCGCCTACGGCCGGAAGCCGTGA
- a CDS encoding protein-L-isoaspartate O-methyltransferase family protein, with protein sequence MTIDYASARAAMVEQQVRPWDVLDRRVLDVLAAMPRELFVPAPWQSVAYADFEIPLAHGERMLKPVVAGRALQALLLQAGEDVLEIGTGSGYVSACLGQLGRDVISLERHADLAEAAQARVREAGLANVDVIHADAFGWASERRFDAICVNAAVDQVPSRFIEWLRPGGRMFIVRGRAPVMEAVLVHRQGDDVNAPRIESLFETELGYLAGTEPVAEFQF encoded by the coding sequence ATGACGATCGATTACGCCTCCGCCCGCGCTGCCATGGTCGAACAACAGGTCCGCCCGTGGGACGTGCTCGACCGTCGCGTGCTCGACGTGCTGGCGGCGATGCCGCGCGAGCTGTTCGTGCCCGCGCCGTGGCAGTCGGTGGCCTATGCCGACTTCGAGATTCCGCTGGCGCATGGCGAGCGCATGCTCAAGCCGGTGGTCGCCGGCCGCGCCCTGCAGGCGCTGCTGCTGCAGGCGGGCGAGGACGTGCTCGAGATCGGCACCGGCAGCGGATACGTCTCCGCGTGCCTGGGCCAACTGGGCCGCGACGTGATCTCGCTCGAGCGCCATGCCGACCTCGCCGAGGCGGCGCAGGCGCGCGTGCGCGAAGCGGGCCTCGCCAACGTCGACGTGATCCACGCCGACGCATTCGGCTGGGCCAGCGAGCGCCGCTTCGACGCCATCTGCGTCAACGCCGCGGTCGACCAGGTGCCGTCACGTTTCATCGAGTGGCTGCGTCCGGGTGGCCGGATGTTCATCGTGCGTGGCCGCGCGCCGGTGATGGAGGCGGTGCTGGTCCATCGCCAGGGCGACGACGTCAACGCCCCGCGCATCGAATCGTTGTTCGAAACCGAACTGGGCTACCTTGCCGGCACCGAGCCGGTCGCGGAATTCCAGTTCTGA
- the waaA gene encoding lipid IV(A) 3-deoxy-D-manno-octulosonic acid transferase, which produces MSSDRTERILRVMYSALLYVLVPVTVYHLIWRGFRQAEYLHRWSERYAVYATPPLAGTLWVHAVSVGEVNAAAPLIDALLREHPHRRLLVTTITPTGSARVRALWGDRVEHVYLPYDLGGMVRRFLDHYRPQLGLIVETELWPNLLFACRDHGVPVYVVNARLSARSLRGYRLLRPLVGRALRTLRGVAAQSADDGRRFVHLGARADQVSVTGNLKFEMFVDPAWAEFAGDFRQRVGARPVWIAASTHPEEEAVVVALHARLRARWPDLLLLWAPRHPERFRAAVQAAIDAGFATATRTLTRWPDAGDAVFVIDTLGELMRYYGCAQVAFVGGSLQDIGGHNLLEPAATGTAIVTGPHLHNFADIARQLGRAGAVRVAQDAATVGDAVETLLDDAAARTAMTAAARTLVEDGRGALRRTLELVAEDLAALDAPPAPRR; this is translated from the coding sequence ATGTCTTCAGACCGCACCGAGCGCATTCTGCGCGTCATGTATTCCGCGCTGCTCTACGTGCTGGTGCCGGTCACGGTCTACCACCTGATCTGGCGCGGCTTCCGCCAGGCCGAGTACTTGCATCGCTGGAGCGAGCGCTACGCGGTGTACGCCACGCCGCCGCTGGCCGGCACGCTGTGGGTGCACGCGGTGTCGGTGGGCGAGGTCAACGCCGCGGCGCCGCTGATCGATGCACTGCTGCGCGAGCATCCGCACCGGCGCCTGCTGGTCACCACCATCACCCCGACCGGTTCCGCCCGCGTGCGCGCGCTATGGGGCGACCGCGTCGAGCACGTGTACCTGCCGTATGACCTTGGCGGCATGGTGCGGCGGTTCCTCGACCACTACCGGCCGCAACTGGGGCTGATCGTGGAAACCGAGCTGTGGCCGAACCTGCTGTTCGCCTGCCGCGACCACGGTGTCCCGGTGTACGTGGTCAATGCGCGGTTGTCGGCGCGTTCGCTGCGTGGCTACCGGCTGCTGCGGCCGCTGGTCGGGCGCGCGCTGCGCACGCTGCGCGGGGTGGCCGCGCAGTCGGCCGACGATGGTCGGCGCTTCGTCCACCTCGGCGCGCGCGCCGACCAGGTCAGCGTCACCGGCAACCTCAAGTTCGAGATGTTCGTCGATCCGGCCTGGGCCGAATTCGCCGGCGATTTCCGCCAGCGTGTCGGCGCGCGGCCGGTGTGGATCGCGGCCAGCACGCATCCGGAGGAGGAGGCGGTCGTGGTCGCGCTGCATGCGCGCCTGCGCGCGCGCTGGCCGGACCTGCTGCTGCTGTGGGCGCCGCGCCATCCGGAGCGCTTCCGTGCCGCCGTGCAGGCCGCGATCGATGCCGGCTTCGCCACCGCGACCCGCACGCTCACCCGCTGGCCGGATGCCGGCGACGCGGTGTTCGTCATCGACACCCTCGGCGAGCTGATGCGCTATTACGGCTGCGCGCAGGTGGCGTTCGTCGGTGGCAGCCTGCAGGACATCGGCGGCCACAACCTGCTCGAGCCGGCGGCCACCGGCACCGCCATCGTCACCGGTCCGCACCTGCACAACTTCGCCGACATCGCGCGCCAGCTCGGCCGCGCCGGTGCGGTGCGGGTGGCACAGGACGCAGCCACCGTCGGTGATGCCGTCGAAACGCTGCTCGACGATGCAGCGGCGCGCACTGCGATGACGGCCGCGGCGCGGACGCTGGTGGAGGACGGCCGCGGCGCACTGCGACGCACGCTGGAACTGGTGGCCGAGGACCTCGCCGCGCTCGATGCACCGCCCGCGCCGCGGCGCTGA
- the lpxL gene encoding LpxL/LpxP family Kdo(2)-lipid IV(A) lauroyl/palmitoleoyl acyltransferase, which yields MASSSSSADARPPLGPRHWPVWAGIGLAALVARLPWPLQRALGRLLGDLLRLVLRGRRDIAHRNLELCFPELDDTARAALLRAHFHALGTGFFEFARAWWGTVAPMRADVVIEGLEHLQAAQADGRGVLLVSGHFTTLEICGRLLCDHVPLAGMYRPHAAGAMEWAVRRGRLRYAEAMFTKQDLRGSVRHLKRGGVLWYAPDQDPSRGDAVYVPFFGQAAHSLTSTHQLARMAGAAVVLFQHERRADGGYTLRLSPALEDFPSADPHADTARVMAGIEAMAQTAPAQYLWIHRRFKRQPDGSDVYRNPR from the coding sequence ATGGCTTCCTCGTCTTCAAGCGCCGACGCGCGTCCGCCGCTGGGTCCGCGGCACTGGCCGGTGTGGGCCGGCATCGGCCTCGCCGCCCTCGTCGCACGACTGCCATGGCCGCTGCAGCGCGCGCTCGGGCGCCTGCTCGGTGACCTGCTGCGGCTGGTGCTGCGCGGCCGCCGCGACATCGCCCACCGCAACCTCGAACTGTGCTTCCCGGAGCTGGACGACACCGCCCGCGCCGCCCTGCTGCGCGCGCACTTCCACGCGCTCGGCACCGGGTTCTTCGAATTCGCCCGCGCGTGGTGGGGCACGGTCGCGCCGATGCGGGCGGACGTGGTCATCGAGGGCCTCGAGCACCTGCAGGCCGCGCAGGCCGACGGCCGCGGTGTGTTGCTGGTCTCCGGCCACTTCACCACGCTGGAGATCTGCGGGCGGCTGCTGTGCGACCACGTGCCGCTGGCCGGCATGTACCGGCCGCATGCCGCCGGTGCGATGGAATGGGCGGTGCGCCGCGGCCGCCTGCGCTATGCCGAGGCGATGTTCACCAAGCAGGACCTGCGCGGCAGCGTGCGCCATCTCAAGCGTGGCGGCGTGCTCTGGTACGCACCCGACCAGGACCCGAGCCGTGGCGATGCGGTGTATGTGCCGTTCTTCGGCCAGGCGGCGCACAGCCTGACCTCCACCCACCAGCTGGCGCGGATGGCCGGCGCGGCGGTGGTGCTGTTCCAGCACGAGCGTCGCGCCGACGGCGGCTACACGCTGCGGCTGTCACCGGCGCTGGAGGACTTTCCCTCCGCCGATCCGCATGCCGATACCGCCCGGGTGATGGCCGGCATCGAGGCGATGGCGCAAACGGCGCCGGCGCAGTACCTGTGGATCCACCGCCGCTTCAAGCGCCAGCCCGACGGCAGCGACGTCTACCGCAACCCTCGATAG